In Campylobacter vulpis, a genomic segment contains:
- the miaA gene encoding tRNA (adenosine(37)-N6)-dimethylallyltransferase MiaA: protein MFFEFALIGTTASGKTALANALALKFDAVILSLDSLCVYKEINIASAKVEKEILEKIAYFGVNLLSVCEHFNVGLFIDEYQKAKTFAKEKEKPLIITGGTSFYLKTMMNGLSAKIEEKPTTLSNDEIYTLCLQIDPEFKVAKNDSYRLKKWLNIYEITKELPSEFLRRTKKEGVLKELEIYELHWDKEELKKNIQKRTKLMLKQGLIEEARGLFTHFDANLKPLNSIGLKETKAYLNDEISLKELEELINTHTAQLAKRQRTFNKKFSSTPLKFSQAFEFLSKKFN from the coding sequence ATGTTTTTTGAATTTGCACTCATAGGCACCACAGCTAGTGGGAAAACAGCCCTTGCAAATGCTCTTGCTTTAAAATTTGATGCTGTGATTTTAAGCCTTGATAGCCTTTGTGTATATAAAGAAATTAACATAGCAAGTGCTAAAGTAGAAAAAGAAATTTTAGAAAAAATTGCTTATTTTGGTGTCAATCTTTTAAGCGTTTGTGAGCATTTTAATGTGGGCTTGTTTATCGACGAATATCAAAAAGCTAAAACCTTTGCTAAAGAAAAAGAAAAGCCTCTCATTATCACAGGTGGCACGAGTTTTTATCTCAAAACAATGATGAATGGACTTAGTGCCAAAATAGAAGAAAAGCCTACAACATTAAGCAACGACGAAATTTACACCCTTTGCCTACAAATAGACCCAGAATTTAAGGTAGCTAAAAATGATAGTTACCGCCTTAAAAAATGGCTCAATATCTATGAAATCACAAAAGAACTTCCTAGCGAATTTTTGCGAAGAACGAAAAAAGAAGGGGTTTTAAAAGAGCTTGAAATTTATGAATTGCATTGGGATAAAGAAGAGCTTAAAAAAAATATACAAAAACGCACAAAACTTATGTTAAAACAGGGCTTAATTGAAGAAGCTAGAGGACTTTTTACGCATTTTGATGCTAATTTAAAGCCGTTAAACTCCATAGGATTAAAAGAGACTAAAGCATATTTAAATGATGAAATTTCACTTAAAGAACTTGAAGAGCTTATCAATACTCACACCGCACAACTTGCTAAAAGACAAAGAACTTTCAATAAAAAATTCTCAAGCACTCCGCTTAAATTTTCTCAAGCTTTTGAATTTTTAAGCAAGAAATTCAATTAG
- a CDS encoding tetratricopeptide repeat protein: MRVLILLFFSISLAFSFELVLNSGREESEPFAVLHAKNDEPFTCMQKINEAKLFFECEITGVVNNELKNQNFALFDLQFQKEEQKIKMFIFPKINAKMFNLSQNIYEDKELSVLNSHRSKGFTFVFSHQMTSHHMDDGLDFDIVFPHETLPFVGALDLNSDPVIIPQSADINTYLRIKSEFEKGNFMQVITDTQNAIIRYKGSIFMSEFMLYKLRAQSEIYTQNPSIRDQQSLEKMIDEIKTYTRTFTSDKNYAEILHIMLKTYIALSQRKDVDYTMSILENELPKNDFTQLSRLEYADYIYHLNEKDRAIKIYEDIYFNTDNLDLASRAAMALARDYLLNHNAFKAREFTNTILKANASYFGKDIARSLELAKLFYTIKDYDISSQIYLHTFSKMPRIDERYEETLKNLALSLAQNAKPNEAKRYIDLYLNEYHDGKYLDSIKKANDEVFFAVGDNNATLLHTRYKDLMKEYELKDESIARKALDEDVKLYFKEKNYPAVLAYKNIIEQSQLPNATKLLEMAAIEELKANLKKDECIEAVKIFTQFSIYEIGQKIENKKQMLACLQRTSKINQALEYIDKNAHEDSIFYHLQKAQIYFDNKQYAKSIALAKEINDSKILKSEEEEFKAYYLQFVSFLRLNHYNDAIKILQILESFPMNFTMVEAYDELISYARDRNMTTTILTYAPKAIDYQNYKGINLFSPNLEFIYLETLQKNAEFDKALELLKDLVKLKLSPSDKARALYTRSQIYESLKDTNAQKQSLKECLEVSGSSNWQNLCREKNTLLAN, from the coding sequence ATGAGAGTTTTAATTTTATTATTTTTTAGCATTTCTTTAGCATTTTCTTTTGAACTTGTTCTTAATTCTGGTCGTGAAGAGAGTGAGCCTTTTGCTGTTTTACACGCTAAAAATGATGAGCCTTTTACTTGTATGCAAAAAATTAACGAGGCAAAGCTTTTTTTTGAATGTGAAATTACGGGCGTGGTAAATAATGAATTAAAAAATCAAAATTTCGCCCTTTTTGATCTTCAATTTCAAAAAGAAGAACAAAAAATTAAAATGTTTATTTTCCCAAAAATTAATGCAAAAATGTTTAATCTTTCTCAAAATATTTACGAGGATAAAGAATTAAGCGTTTTAAATTCGCACCGCTCTAAAGGTTTTACCTTTGTCTTTTCGCATCAAATGACTTCGCATCATATGGATGATGGTTTGGATTTTGACATTGTTTTCCCTCACGAAACTTTGCCATTTGTAGGGGCTCTTGATTTAAACTCAGATCCAGTAATTATCCCGCAAAGTGCGGATATTAATACCTACTTGCGTATTAAAAGTGAATTTGAAAAAGGTAATTTTATGCAGGTGATTACCGATACACAAAACGCCATAATACGTTATAAGGGCAGTATTTTTATGAGCGAGTTTATGCTTTACAAACTTAGAGCACAAAGTGAAATTTATACGCAAAATCCAAGTATTAGAGACCAACAAAGCTTAGAAAAAATGATTGATGAGATTAAAACCTATACGAGAACTTTTACAAGTGATAAAAATTACGCAGAAATTTTACACATTATGCTTAAAACCTATATTGCACTTTCGCAGAGAAAAGATGTGGATTATACAATGTCTATTTTGGAAAATGAACTTCCTAAAAATGATTTTACCCAGCTTTCTCGTCTTGAATATGCTGATTATATTTATCATCTTAATGAAAAAGATAGGGCGATTAAAATTTATGAAGATATTTATTTTAATACAGATAATTTAGACCTTGCTTCAAGGGCAGCTATGGCTTTGGCTAGAGATTATTTATTAAATCATAATGCCTTTAAAGCTAGAGAATTTACAAATACTATTTTAAAGGCTAATGCGAGTTATTTTGGCAAAGATATCGCACGTTCATTAGAGCTTGCCAAGCTATTTTATACGATAAAAGATTATGACATCAGTTCGCAAATTTATTTGCATACTTTTTCTAAAATGCCTAGAATCGACGAACGCTATGAAGAGACCTTGAAAAATTTAGCCCTTTCTTTAGCACAAAACGCAAAACCTAACGAAGCGAAACGCTATATTGATTTGTATCTTAATGAATACCACGATGGTAAATATTTAGATTCCATCAAAAAGGCTAACGATGAAGTTTTTTTTGCGGTGGGGGATAATAATGCCACGCTTTTACACACGCGTTATAAAGATTTAATGAAAGAATATGAGCTTAAAGATGAAAGCATAGCCCGCAAAGCCTTAGATGAAGATGTTAAGCTTTATTTTAAGGAGAAAAATTACCCTGCTGTTTTAGCTTATAAAAATATCATTGAACAAAGTCAATTGCCTAATGCTACTAAACTTTTGGAAATGGCGGCTATTGAGGAATTAAAAGCAAATCTTAAAAAAGATGAGTGTATTGAGGCTGTGAAAATTTTTACACAATTTAGCATTTATGAAATAGGACAAAAAATAGAGAATAAAAAGCAAATGCTTGCTTGTTTGCAAAGAACTTCTAAGATTAATCAAGCTTTAGAATACATCGATAAAAACGCCCACGAAGATAGCATTTTTTATCATCTTCAAAAGGCACAAATTTATTTTGATAATAAACAATATGCTAAAAGTATAGCCTTAGCAAAAGAGATAAATGATTCTAAAATTCTAAAAAGTGAAGAAGAGGAATTTAAGGCATATTATTTGCAATTTGTTTCATTTTTACGCTTAAATCACTACAATGACGCTATTAAAATTTTGCAAATTTTAGAAAGTTTTCCTATGAATTTTACTATGGTTGAGGCTTATGATGAGTTAATTTCTTACGCTAGAGATAGAAATATGACGACTACGATTTTAACTTATGCACCTAAGGCGATTGATTATCAAAATTACAAGGGCATTAATCTTTTTAGTCCAAATTTGGAATTTATTTACCTAGAAACCCTACAAAAAAATGCCGAATTTGACAAAGCTTTAGAGCTTTTAAAAGATTTAGTTAAGCTTAAATTAAGTCCTAGTGATAAGGCAAGAGCACTTTATACAAGAAGTCAAATTTATGAAAGTCTAAAGGATACAAATGCCCAAAAACAAAGCCTTAAAGAATGTTTAGAGGTCAGCGGGTCGTCAAATTGGCAAAATTTATGCAGGGAGAAAAATACCCTTTTAGCTAATTGA
- a CDS encoding NADH-quinone oxidoreductase subunit N, producing the protein MSEFLNGVDLNIELAYPFLFLIAVAIVLLLCSAFYRFKANFYASLSLLALMVSFFLELSNVNAFGFNSNAFLGTLNNDIIAFYAQCVILLFSFLYLLMDKKDHIGEFYALFLFMIASLMLMVSSSNLLLIFIGLEASSLALYTLIAMQGNRNAISSALKYFSVAAVGSGFFVLACAFIYFKTGKFDLSLSLNSGLKDIWLLSAGVLIFVLCAIKLSLAPFHFWLRDVYYASHSNLVAFISVVPKIAMFAVLIRLFDFFNYVEFGTIIAVLAVFSMIVASLAALSQKDVKKMFAYSSVVHSSFVLVALVPMLSFELGDDLNFVFWVVFGYWILFAFANYGVFLILSTLQKSSFETLNSLLNVKPFLAFALGFCVLSLAGIPPLGLFWGKFMVLKSLVENDLAYLALFVALASVLMLYNYLKIIIHSFFVRGKIVGKDLYKDLKWEQKLALMLCIIVNVFALLLML; encoded by the coding sequence ATGAGTGAATTTTTAAATGGAGTTGATTTAAATATTGAATTAGCCTATCCCTTTTTATTTTTAATCGCTGTGGCTATCGTTTTATTGCTTTGTTCGGCTTTTTATCGTTTTAAGGCAAATTTTTATGCTAGTTTAAGCCTTTTAGCTTTAATGGTTAGCTTTTTTTTAGAACTTTCTAATGTCAATGCTTTTGGCTTTAATTCAAATGCTTTTTTAGGCACTTTAAATAATGACATTATCGCCTTTTATGCACAATGTGTCATTTTGCTTTTTTCTTTTTTATATCTTTTAATGGACAAAAAAGACCATATTGGCGAATTTTATGCTTTGTTTTTATTTATGATAGCCTCTTTAATGCTTATGGTTTCAAGCTCAAATTTACTTTTGATTTTCATCGGGCTTGAGGCTTCTTCTTTGGCTCTTTATACACTTATCGCAATGCAAGGAAATCGCAATGCCATCTCATCGGCACTTAAGTATTTTAGCGTTGCGGCTGTTGGGAGTGGATTTTTCGTTTTAGCTTGTGCTTTTATTTATTTTAAAACGGGTAAATTTGATTTATCTTTAAGTTTAAATAGCGGATTGAAGGACATTTGGCTTTTGAGTGCTGGGGTGCTTATTTTTGTTCTTTGTGCCATTAAACTTTCTTTAGCTCCTTTTCATTTTTGGTTGCGTGATGTGTATTATGCGAGCCATTCTAATTTGGTCGCTTTTATTTCTGTTGTGCCTAAAATAGCAATGTTTGCTGTGCTTATAAGACTTTTTGATTTTTTCAATTATGTAGAATTTGGCACTATCATTGCCGTTTTAGCTGTTTTTTCTATGATAGTCGCTTCCTTAGCAGCCTTGAGTCAAAAAGATGTGAAAAAGATGTTTGCCTATTCTTCTGTGGTGCATTCTTCTTTTGTATTAGTCGCACTTGTGCCTATGTTAAGTTTTGAATTGGGAGATGATTTAAATTTTGTATTTTGGGTAGTTTTTGGTTACTGGATTTTGTTTGCTTTTGCGAATTATGGTGTTTTTTTAATTTTAAGCACCTTGCAAAAAAGTTCTTTTGAGACTTTAAATTCTTTACTAAATGTCAAACCATTTTTAGCTTTTGCTTTGGGATTTTGTGTGCTTTCTTTGGCTGGAATTCCTCCTTTGGGACTTTTTTGGGGCAAATTTATGGTGCTAAAATCTTTGGTAGAAAATGATTTGGCATATTTAGCACTTTTTGTGGCTTTAGCTTCTGTATTAATGCTTTATAATTATTTAAAAATCATCATTCATTCTTTTTTTGTGAGAGGAAAGATTGTGGGAAAAGATCTTTATAAAGATTTAAAATGGGAGCAAAAATTAGCTCTAATGCTTTGCATTATCGTAAATGTTTTTGCATTGTTGTTGATGTTATAA
- a CDS encoding NADH-quinone oxidoreductase subunit M produces MLNILIFFPLLVAFLSFFLGRGGIKIFSVVASLLVLGLNGQIFYDFLQGVSFESHFNLGFAKFFSFHIGVGAISLSLMLLCSLMIFLSFLFLRVENKAIVSAIFILEFAMMGLFSAQDALLFYIFWEFSLLPLLYILGVYGRDFKAGIKFFIYAFAGSILMLVAILYQAYLTQQVLGIFTFDLELWKNNVSVTPLSQQIVLFLAFFVAFAIKAPLFPLHTWAPKVYANSPILVPVMLVAFKMAPFGFLQFCLPLFPDASVVLMPFVLILCMISVVYCAMIAFKTRDLKELIAYSSISHIGIMVAGIFTFSILGISGAVFYMFAHGLVTGTLFLLAHLLVKKYGTSELKFLHSLSSKAPGFSIFFALLLLASVSLPLTISFVGEFLVLLALAKINIFLALFVGLVVILGAIYMLAVFRKIFFMQKESEIASFGLKIREILALIPVIALIFYLGIAPNILLKPLQDEAKSLQETMYLRALEQKNVNFLRGGRDE; encoded by the coding sequence ATGTTAAATATTTTAATTTTCTTTCCTTTACTGGTCGCTTTTTTAAGCTTTTTTTTGGGGCGTGGTGGGATTAAAATTTTTAGCGTTGTGGCGAGTTTGCTTGTTTTAGGACTTAATGGACAAATTTTTTACGATTTTTTGCAGGGAGTGAGCTTTGAGAGTCATTTTAACTTAGGCTTTGCGAAATTTTTTAGTTTTCATATTGGTGTTGGTGCTATATCGTTGAGTTTAATGCTGCTTTGCTCTTTGATGATTTTTTTAAGCTTTTTGTTTTTGAGGGTTGAAAATAAGGCGATTGTGAGTGCAATTTTCATTTTAGAATTTGCGATGATGGGGCTTTTTAGTGCACAAGATGCCTTGCTTTTTTATATTTTTTGGGAATTTTCACTCTTGCCTTTGCTTTATATTTTGGGTGTTTATGGTAGGGATTTTAAGGCAGGGATTAAATTTTTCATTTATGCTTTCGCAGGTTCTATTTTAATGCTTGTAGCTATACTTTATCAGGCTTATTTGACCCAGCAAGTTTTAGGAATTTTCACCTTTGATTTAGAACTTTGGAAAAATAATGTTTCTGTAACCCCACTTTCACAGCAAATTGTGCTTTTTTTAGCCTTTTTTGTAGCTTTTGCGATTAAAGCACCTCTATTTCCTCTACACACTTGGGCGCCTAAGGTTTATGCAAATTCGCCCATTTTGGTACCTGTAATGCTTGTAGCCTTTAAAATGGCACCTTTTGGCTTTTTGCAATTTTGCCTACCACTTTTTCCTGATGCAAGTGTAGTTTTAATGCCTTTTGTGTTAATTTTATGTATGATTAGCGTTGTATATTGCGCGATGATAGCTTTTAAAACTAGAGATTTAAAAGAGCTTATTGCTTATAGTTCGATTTCTCACATTGGCATTATGGTGGCTGGAATTTTTACTTTTAGCATTTTAGGGATTAGTGGGGCGGTTTTTTATATGTTTGCTCACGGTTTGGTTACGGGAACTTTGTTTTTATTGGCACATCTTTTGGTTAAAAAATATGGCACTAGTGAGCTTAAATTTTTGCATTCTTTATCAAGTAAGGCTCCGGGTTTTTCGATTTTCTTCGCTTTGCTTTTACTTGCCAGCGTGTCTTTGCCTTTGACTATATCTTTTGTGGGAGAGTTTTTAGTGCTTTTAGCCTTAGCTAAAATTAATATTTTCTTAGCTTTGTTTGTGGGGCTTGTAGTGATTTTAGGTGCGATTTATATGTTAGCAGTATTTAGAAAAATCTTTTTTATGCAAAAAGAAAGTGAAATTGCTAGTTTTGGACTTAAAATTCGAGAAATTTTAGCTTTAATCCCTGTTATTGCTTTAATTTTTTATCTGGGCATAGCTCCAAATATTTTATTAAAACCCTTGCAAGATGAAGCTAAATCTTTGCAAGAGACGATGTATTTAAGAGCTTTAGAGCAAAAAAATGTGAATTTTTTAAGAGGAGGGCGAGATGAGTGA
- the nuoL gene encoding NADH-quinone oxidoreductase subunit L yields MQNLALISLFAPFASFLLASIFALKQRSILLGFACSLLIALSTISSLILFFENASFNLTLFEWFIGVNFGFDIDAVSLSMMSVVGIVATCVHFYSIFYMEKDEGFNKFFAYLGLFVFSMLFLVMSDNFLGLFVGWEGVGLCSWLLIGFWYHNDKYSFAANEAFIMNRIADLGMLLGIFWLYLQVGTLKYSEVFAMVSSLEHNALILIASCLFIGAMGKSAQFPLHTWLADAMAGPTPVSALIHAATMVTAGVYLVIRAGGIYDLVPEVGYLIAILGAFVALFAASMALVARDLKRIIAYSTLSQLGYMFVAAGLGAYALALFHLATHAFFKSLLFLGAGNVMHAMNDELDIKKMGGLAKPLKITAIFMTIASLALAGIYPFAGFFSKDLILGYAFISFHHGIFLTLLIAAFMTAFYSFRLLMLVFFTPKRHSAHPHEASKIALLAMSPLVILAFVAGFFEHSFLEYLSTKLVFIDAQNGLVMILASVAAVLGVFLAILAYKFSWFKESIEQKSVYKLLQNDYFIPRFYHQFLVSKYASLCEVARKFDIELLDGCVRAMSAFAFKLSQKILMPNSLSLMLYFIVGAFVILLLLVWGV; encoded by the coding sequence ATGCAAAATTTAGCTTTAATTTCTCTTTTTGCACCTTTTGCGTCCTTTTTGCTTGCTAGCATTTTTGCTTTAAAGCAAAGAAGTATTTTACTTGGCTTTGCCTGTTCTTTACTTATTGCTTTAAGCACGATTTCTTCTTTGATTTTGTTTTTTGAAAATGCGAGCTTTAATCTTACGCTTTTTGAATGGTTTATAGGTGTAAATTTTGGTTTTGACATTGATGCTGTGTCTTTGAGTATGATGAGCGTTGTCGGTATAGTAGCGACTTGCGTGCATTTTTATAGTATTTTTTATATGGAAAAAGACGAGGGATTTAATAAATTTTTTGCCTATCTTGGACTTTTTGTTTTTTCTATGCTTTTTTTGGTAATGAGTGATAATTTCTTAGGACTTTTTGTCGGCTGGGAAGGCGTTGGACTTTGCTCTTGGTTACTCATTGGCTTTTGGTATCATAATGATAAATATTCTTTTGCGGCAAATGAAGCCTTTATTATGAATAGAATCGCTGATTTGGGTATGCTGCTTGGAATTTTCTGGCTTTATTTACAGGTTGGCACACTTAAATATAGCGAGGTTTTTGCTATGGTTAGTAGCCTTGAACATAATGCTTTAATACTCATTGCAAGCTGCCTTTTCATCGGTGCTATGGGAAAATCCGCACAATTTCCACTTCACACTTGGTTAGCCGATGCTATGGCGGGACCTACGCCCGTTTCAGCACTCATTCACGCTGCAACTATGGTAACAGCTGGGGTGTATTTGGTTATTAGGGCTGGGGGGATATATGACTTAGTTCCTGAAGTTGGGTATTTAATAGCTATTTTAGGTGCTTTTGTGGCACTTTTTGCCGCTTCTATGGCTTTAGTAGCTAGAGATTTAAAACGCATTATTGCTTATTCTACCCTTTCGCAGCTTGGATATATGTTTGTAGCAGCTGGACTTGGTGCTTATGCTTTGGCTTTGTTTCATTTAGCTACACACGCCTTTTTTAAATCTTTGCTGTTCTTAGGTGCTGGTAATGTGATGCACGCGATGAACGATGAGCTTGATATTAAAAAAATGGGCGGATTAGCTAAGCCTTTAAAAATCACTGCTATTTTTATGACCATTGCTTCTTTGGCTTTGGCTGGAATTTATCCTTTTGCGGGTTTTTTCTCCAAGGATTTGATTTTAGGCTATGCTTTCATTAGCTTTCATCACGGAATTTTTCTAACACTTTTAATTGCTGCTTTTATGACGGCTTTTTATAGTTTTAGACTTTTAATGCTAGTTTTTTTTACGCCTAAAAGACACAGCGCTCATCCGCACGAAGCGAGTAAAATCGCTCTTTTAGCTATGAGTCCTTTGGTGATTTTAGCTTTTGTTGCGGGTTTTTTTGAGCATAGTTTTTTAGAGTATCTTAGCACTAAGCTTGTTTTTATTGACGCACAAAATGGCTTAGTGATGATTTTAGCAAGTGTTGCTGCGGTGCTTGGTGTGTTTTTGGCGATTTTAGCATATAAATTTTCTTGGTTTAAAGAAAGTATCGAGCAAAAAAGTGTGTATAAGCTTTTACAAAATGACTATTTTATCCCGCGTTTTTATCATCAATTTTTGGTTTCAAAATACGCTTCATTGTGCGAAGTGGCAAGGAAATTTGACATAGAATTGCTTGATGGTTGTGTAAGGGCAATGAGTGCTTTCGCATTTAAACTTTCTCAAAAAATTCTTATGCCAAATAGCCTTAGTTTAATGCTTTATTTTATAGTAGGAGCTTTTGTGATTTTACTTCTTTTGGTATGGGGGGTTTAA
- the nuoK gene encoding NADH-quinone oxidoreductase subunit NuoK has translation MIEKYLFIALLMFIIGLVGILRRQNLIMLFISSEILLNAANLALVAGSKVHNDLNGQVFALFVMAIAAAEVAVGVALCVLWYRKTGTLELKSLKEVEN, from the coding sequence ATGATAGAAAAATATCTTTTTATAGCTTTATTAATGTTTATTATAGGACTTGTAGGTATTTTAAGAAGACAAAATCTCATTATGCTTTTTATCTCAAGTGAGATTTTACTCAATGCTGCAAATTTGGCTCTTGTTGCTGGCTCAAAAGTCCATAATGATCTCAACGGGCAAGTTTTTGCCCTTTTTGTAATGGCAATCGCTGCAGCAGAAGTGGCTGTGGGCGTGGCTTTATGTGTGCTTTGGTATAGAAAAACAGGCACTTTAGAGTTAAAAAGCTTAAAAGAAGTGGAGAATTAA
- a CDS encoding NADH-quinone oxidoreductase subunit J, giving the protein MIEQLSFIIFSVLILGFFLVAVLSKNMLHSLSALAGGMVFLSSFYFMLDAEFLGVIQIIVYSGAVLGIYSFAMIFFDASKNFKERLKFKKSFFVLISLSLVGLFASFMSFKLSSVNVDLPFIDTALFDLNKQLAFAIFSKYLLAFEFIALLLLIALVCAIVLTHKELIKEKQ; this is encoded by the coding sequence ATGATAGAACAATTATCCTTTATAATTTTTTCTGTGCTTATTTTAGGCTTTTTTTTAGTTGCTGTTTTGAGTAAAAATATGCTACACTCTCTTTCTGCTTTAGCGGGGGGAATGGTATTTTTATCAAGTTTTTATTTTATGCTTGACGCGGAGTTTTTAGGCGTGATACAAATCATCGTTTATAGTGGGGCTGTGCTTGGAATTTATAGCTTTGCAATGATATTTTTTGACGCTTCGAAAAATTTTAAAGAAAGATTGAAATTTAAAAAAAGTTTTTTTGTTTTAATTAGTCTTAGTTTGGTGGGGCTTTTTGCAAGTTTTATGAGTTTTAAATTGAGCTCTGTAAATGTGGATTTGCCATTTATTGACACAGCCTTATTTGATTTAAATAAGCAACTTGCTTTTGCAATTTTTTCTAAATATTTATTAGCTTTTGAATTTATAGCCCTTTTGCTTTTGATTGCTCTTGTTTGTGCGATTGTTTTAACGCATAAAGAACTTATTAAGGAAAAGCAATGA
- the nuoI gene encoding NADH-quinone oxidoreductase subunit NuoI, whose amino-acid sequence MKNYYLVDEKRKNPQSTWEKITRALKRSVKLELFVGLWVVMREMLKKGNSATIKYPFEKVKIDNRYRAVHRLMRFIESENERCIGCGLCEKICISNCIRMETSIDSNGRKKANNYSINLGRCIYCGFCAEVCPELAIVHGIEYENAAEQRSYFGYKEDFLTPIDKLKNQVEFEGAGSLRKDADNFVKKTPQYYEILQKREQDLCDDTNCTLPKGEA is encoded by the coding sequence ATGAAAAATTATTATTTAGTCGATGAAAAAAGGAAAAATCCTCAAAGCACTTGGGAGAAAATAACAAGAGCCTTAAAACGCAGTGTGAAATTAGAGCTTTTTGTGGGTTTGTGGGTTGTGATGCGTGAAATGCTTAAAAAGGGTAATTCCGCAACCATTAAATATCCTTTCGAAAAAGTTAAAATAGACAATCGCTACCGCGCTGTGCATAGGTTAATGCGTTTTATAGAAAGTGAAAATGAAAGATGTATAGGCTGTGGGCTTTGTGAAAAAATTTGCATTAGTAATTGCATTAGAATGGAAACTTCGATAGATAGCAATGGACGCAAAAAGGCAAATAATTATAGTATTAATTTGGGGCGTTGCATTTATTGTGGTTTTTGTGCTGAGGTGTGTCCTGAACTTGCCATTGTGCATGGGATAGAATATGAAAACGCCGCTGAGCAAAGATCTTATTTTGGCTACAAAGAGGACTTTTTAACGCCCATTGATAAGCTTAAAAATCAAGTCGAATTTGAGGGTGCAGGCAGTCTTAGAAAAGATGCAGATAATTTTGTGAAAAAAACGCCTCAGTATTATGAAATTTTACAAAAAAGAGAGCAGGATTTGTGTGATGATACAAACTGCACTTTACCTAAAGGAGAAGCGTAA
- the nuoH gene encoding NADH-quinone oxidoreductase subunit NuoH, with protein MSELGFFILESVIKCLFVLAVFATLAGFATYAERKVLAYFQRRIGPDMVGPFGLIQLVADMIKLFTKEDIIPSHSQKLIFAIAPLIAAICAFVSLAAIPMLPEFTLFGHTIRPIIADINVALLFVIGTSGLCFYAIFLGGLASHNKYSIIGGARALVAIISYESVGALALIAVVMLVGSFSLIEINNYQNDGFLSWLIFKQPLAFVLFVIALFIETNRTPLCLTENEADIVSGYGTEYSGLRWGMFFIGEYTSMIAGAILITLLFLGGFNDFYFIPGWIMMILKSSFIFFWYFWARAAFPQLRPDQVMRMCYLILIPLAVLNLLITALFVLI; from the coding sequence ATGAGTGAGCTAGGTTTTTTCATCTTAGAAAGTGTCATTAAATGTTTGTTTGTTTTGGCTGTTTTTGCGACTTTGGCAGGGTTTGCGACCTATGCTGAAAGAAAGGTTTTAGCATATTTTCAAAGAAGAATTGGACCTGATATGGTGGGACCTTTTGGACTCATTCAACTCGTAGCAGATATGATAAAACTTTTTACAAAAGAGGACATTATCCCATCACATTCGCAAAAACTCATCTTTGCTATCGCTCCTTTAATTGCTGCGATTTGTGCCTTTGTATCCTTGGCGGCTATTCCTATGCTTCCAGAATTTACACTTTTTGGACACACGATACGCCCTATTATTGCGGATATTAATGTAGCCTTACTTTTTGTTATCGGCACTTCAGGGCTTTGTTTTTATGCGATTTTTTTGGGCGGACTTGCAAGTCATAATAAATACTCCATCATAGGCGGTGCAAGGGCTTTGGTGGCTATTATTTCTTATGAGAGTGTGGGAGCGTTAGCTTTGATAGCTGTGGTGATGCTTGTGGGTTCTTTTTCTTTGATTGAGATTAATAATTATCAAAATGATGGCTTTTTATCCTGGCTGATTTTTAAGCAACCTTTAGCTTTCGTGCTTTTTGTCATCGCCCTTTTTATAGAAACAAATCGCACTCCGCTTTGTTTAACCGAAAATGAAGCAGACATTGTTTCAGGCTATGGCACGGAGTATTCGGGACTTCGTTGGGGTATGTTTTTCATCGGTGAATATACTTCGATGATAGCAGGAGCGATTTTAATCACGCTTTTATTTTTAGGTGGATTTAATGATTTTTATTTTATCCCGGGTTGGATTATGATGATTTTAAAATCAAGCTTCATTTTCTTTTGGTATTTTTGGGCTAGGGCGGCTTTTCCGCAACTTCGCCCTGACCAAGTGATGAGAATGTGCTATTTGATTTTAATTCCTTTAGCGGTTTTAAATCTCTTAATCACCGCCTTGTTTGTGTTAATTTAG